A single Ziziphus jujuba cultivar Dongzao chromosome 11, ASM3175591v1 DNA region contains:
- the LOC112488976 gene encoding uncharacterized protein LOC112488976, with amino-acid sequence MSILTKRAVFFGTALKAMPNACIQSVTTFSTIANRFSTAYKPAPQGSQTDGEGKYIEYMSGVRGFVTDTAILQGTVKATEMEEKLSEMAKEAMDTAWDSAKNTTQKVEDTLVAEADENVVDTSEYRAIEDITHRADDGHDHPRDDRIKL; translated from the exons ATGTCAATTTTGACAAAGAGAGCTGTTTTCTTTGGTACTGCCTTGAAAGCTATGCCTAATGCTTGTATTCAATCTGTCACTACTTTCTCCACCATTGCTAATCGCTTTTCCACTGCTTATAAACCTGCACCCCAG GGTAGCCAAACAGATGGAGAAGgcaaatatatagaatatatgAGTGGGGTGAGAGGCTTCGTTACAGATACAGCAATATTACAAGGAACGGTAAAAGCAACGGAGATGGAAGAGAAGCTTAGTGAAATGGCTAAGGAAGCCATGGATACTGCATGGGACTCTGCCAAAAACACCACCCAAAAGGTTGAAGACACATTGGTCGCTGAGGCTGatgagaatgttgttgatacaTCAGAGTACAGAGCCATTGAAGACATAACCCATCGTGCAGATGATGGTCATGATCATCCAAGGGATGATAGGATCAAACTATAA
- the LOC107432574 gene encoding squamosa promoter-binding-like protein 3, protein MEAGAKKLLYEGAGRQGWKERAASNRDHEDQVLEDDLSDQEEDQTFGFGGDGGDQSSFAVNDQKKKKPATGVAATRRGCGGGGGGVGCQAERCGADLSDAKRYHRRHKVCEFHFKAPAVIVAGLPQRFCQQCSRFHELSEFDEAKRSCRRRLAGHNERRRRTPAECFGDGSSNRKAASKEREIQTTQTEDHRARMQMTPPHGNSTGYKQFYIR, encoded by the exons ATGGAGGCTGGAGCtaagaaattattatatgaagGTGCTGGCAGGCAAGGTTGGAAAGAAAGAGCAGCAAGCAACAGAGATCATGAAGATCAGGTACTCGAAGATGATCTGTCTGATCAGGAAGAAGATCAAACATTTGGTTttggtggtgatggtggtgaTCAGTCGAGCTTTGCAGTGAACGAtcagaaaaagaagaaaccagCAACTGGAGTGGCAGCTACGAGGAGAGggtgtggtggtggtggtggtggtgttggtTGTCAAGCAGAGAGGTGTGGTGCTGATCTGAGTGATGCCAAACGCTACCATCGCCGCCACAAGGTCTGTGAGTTTCACTTCAAGGCACCTGCTGTCATCGTCGCGGGCCTTCCACAGCGCTTTTGTCAGCAATGCAGCAG GTTCCATGAACTGTCAGAGTTTGATGAAGCAAAAAGAAGTTGTCGCCGGCGTTTGGCGGGACACAACGAGAGGCGCCGGAGAACCCCTGCTGAATGTTTTGGAGACGGCTCATCAAACCGGAAGGCAGCctcaaaagaaagagaaatccaGACTACACAGACTGAAGATCATCGAGCCAGAATGCAGATGACACCTCCCCATGGGAATTCAACTGGTTATAAGCAGTTCTACATTAGATGA
- the LOC107416469 gene encoding probable protein phosphatase 2C 39, which produces MTGKEKILSKMKEKVGLGSSDPDSGKGKSKMMKHVTHGFHLVKGKSNHAMEDYIVAQFKQVDDNELGLFAIFDGHLSHEVPDYLRSHLFENILKEPDFWKEPEKAIRRAYRITDTNILEEAIDMGKGGSTAVTAILINCRKLVVANVGDSRAVICKNGVAKQLSVDHEPSMEREMIENKGGFVSNFPGDVPRVDGQLAVARAFGDKSLKMHLSSEPHVEVDMIDDDTEFVILASDGLWKVMSNQEAVDSIKHIKDARSAAKHLTEEALNRKSTDDISCIVVRFQ; this is translated from the exons ATGACCGGCAAAGAAAAAATTCTCAGCAAGATGAAG GAAAAGGTTGGTTTAGGTTCATCAGATCCTGACTCTGGGAAAGGAAAGAGCAAGATGATGAAACATGTGACACACGGGTTCCACTTGGTGAAgggaaaatcaaatcatgccatgGAAGATTATATTGTTGCACAGTTTAAGCAAGTTGATGACAATGAATTGGGATTATTTGCAATATTTGATGGTCACTTGAGTCATGAGGTCCCTGATTATTTACGGTCTCATCTCTTTGAGAATATTTTGAAGGAG CCCGACTTCTGGAAAGAACCAGAGAAGGCAATTAGGAGAGCATATCGAATAACGGATACTAATATTCTGGAGGAAGCAATTGATATGGGGAAAGGGGGATCAACCGCAGTAACAgccatattaattaattgccgAAAGTTAGTAGTAGCCAATGTTGGGGATTCTCGGGCTGTGATCTGCAAGAACGGTGTAGCCAAACAACTATCAGTTGATCATGAGCCAAGCATGGAAAGAGAGATGATTGAGAATAAAGGTGGTTTTGTTTCGAACTTTCCAG GGGATGTTCCGCGTGTTGATGGGCAGTTGGCTGTGGCAAGGGCGTTTGGTGACAAGAGTTTGAAGATGCATCTTAGCTCAGAGCCTCATGTAGAGGTGGACATGATAGATGATGACACAGAGTTTGTCATCTTGGCAAGTGATGGATTATGGAAG GTAATGTCAAACCAAGAAGCAGTAGATTCTATCAAGCATATAAAGGATGCTCGTTCAGCAGCAAAGCACCTTACTGAAGAGGCACTTAATAGGAAGAGCACAGATGATATTTCATGTATAGTTGTAAGATTTCAGTGA
- the LOC107432463 gene encoding uncharacterized protein LOC107432463 has product MQPNPPTLTSMENTRRRKSSSGEAFSFPSTPTQDEDDHYQDSSFEFGCITPDSPSTDPFKDSPADHLFFNGRLLPHSFPFQPGNGNGFTVTTDTKSRCFGSRNSSISSSKDSLTTSRSNSTNSRSSSCSSSARASYSDGNYYYYGRTTMGNNNNNKRVSGHVYGSSQRWQFISTPVPSLSRETSRRRKVEGNGELRSEKKQDHYRRNKVVVRYQLGRRLFRWFVSACKECHAIEPSRKDKDKSLAPKC; this is encoded by the coding sequence ATGCAACCAAATCCTCCAACATTAACCTCCATGGAAAACACTCGTCGGAGAAAAAGCTCCTCCGGCGAAGCATTCTCATTTCCTAGCACTCCAACCCAAGACGAAGACGATCACTACCAAGACTCGAGCTTCGAGTTCGGATGCATCACACCGGACTCACCGTCCACCGATCCTTTCAAAGATTCTCCGGCCGACCATTTGTTCTTCAACGGCCGTCTACTTCCTCATTCTTTTCCATTCCAACCGGGTAACGGGAACGGGTTTACTGTTACAACAGATACTAAGTCTCGATGTTTCGGGAGCCGAAACAGCAGCATCAGCAGCAGCAAGGACTCACTCACGACATCCCGCAGTAATAGCACCAACAGCAGGAGCAGCAGCTGCAGTAGCAGTGCGAGGGCGAGCTATAGCGatggtaattattattattatgggagGACAACGATgggaaataataacaataacaagcgGGTTTCGGGTCATGTATATGGGTCTTCTCAGAGATGGCAATTCATAAGTACTCCGGTACCATCTTTGAGTCGGGAAACTTCCAGGAGAAGGAAAGTAGAAGGGAATGGGGAATTGAGATCGGAAAAGAAACAGGACCATTATAGGAGAAATAAGGTGGTCGTCAGGTATCAGCTTGGCCGGAGACTTTTCCGGTGGTTTGTGTCGGCCTGTAAAGAATGCCACGCAATTGAACCTTCCaggaaagataaagataaaagtCTTGCGCCCAAATGTTAA
- the LOC107432509 gene encoding protein RICE SALT SENSITIVE 3 isoform X1: MVGSGASDRSKEAVGMMALHEALRSVCLNTDWTYSVFWTIRPRPRVRGGNGCKVGDDNGSLMLMWEDGFCRGRVSDCLEEIDGEDPVRKAFSKMSIQLYNYGEGLMGKVASDKCHKWVFKEPTECEPNISNYWQSSFDALPPEWTDQFESGIQTIAVIQAGHGLLQLGSCKIIPEDLHFVLRMRHTFESLGYQSGFYLSQLFSSTRNTSSSTSIPSKQSAISIRPPPPLFNWQQRPLPSSTSMLPSPNFQNSARLAYPQTKDETHMFLLPHSSEHRVEDMMGEHENDIKWPNGLTFFNALTGRADYAKLLFNPESLGNKPDQNHHPLTPNANSDSSNMHNAAAGGANPNEFLSLDSHTDNGARKMENKFKRSFTLPARMTPSSSSTSVDHHQHQPVEYRNSEAGMYSDVMETFLE, from the exons atggtGGGCTCAGGAGCATCAGATAGAAGCAAAGAAGCTGTTGGGATGATGGCCCTTCATGAGGCCCTCAGAAGCGTCTGTCTCAACACAGACTGGACTTACTCTGTCTTCTGGACCATCCGTCCTAGACC ACGAGTCAGAGGTGGTAATGGCTGCAAGGTTGGAGATGACAACGGCAGCTT GATGTTGATGTGGGAAGATGGATTTTGCCGAGGAAGAGTTTCAGATTGTCTGGAAGAAATTGATGGAGAGGATCCTGTCAGAAAAGCCTTCAGCAAGATGTCCATTCAATTGTATAATTATGGAGAAGG GTTGATGGGGAAGGTTGCATCTGATAAGTGCCACAAATGGGTCTTTAAAGAACCAACAGAATGTGAACCAAATATTTCCAACTACTGGCAAAGTTCTTTTGATGCT CTTCCTCCTGAATGGACTGATCAGTTTGAATCAGGCATCCAG ACAATTGCAGTAATTCAAGCGGGCCATGGTCTTCTACAGTTGGGTTCCTGCAAGATT ATACCTGAAGACCTTCATTTTGTGCTTAGAATGAGGCATACCTTTGAATCTCTTGGTTACCAATCTGGTTTCTACCTTTCCCAGCTCTTTTCTTCAACCAGAAATACTTCCTCATCCACCTCGATTCCTTCAAAGCAATCCGCCATTTCAATCCGGCCTCCTCCTCCACTGTTTAATTGGCAACAAAGGCCACTTCCATCTTCAACATCTATGCTTCCTTCACCAAACTTTCAAAACTCAGCCAGACTTGCATATCCACAAACCAAAGATGAGACACATATGTTTCTACTGCCTCATTCGTCTGAGCACCGAGTTGAAGATATGATGGGTGAGCACGAAAACGACATCAAATGGCCTAATGGTCTTACTTTCTTCAATGCTCTCACCGGACGTGCAGACTATGCAAAGCTTTTGTTCAACCCTGAGAGCTTGGGTAACAAACCGGATCAGAATCACCACCCTCTCACCCCTAATGCCAATTCAGATTCTTCGAATATGCATAATGCCGCCGCCGGTGGTGCAAATCCTAATGAGTTCTTGAGCTTGGACAGCCATACAGATAATGGTGCAAGGAAGATGGAAAACAAGTTCAAGAGGAGCTTTACTTTGCCAGCAAGAATGACTCCTTCGTCTTCGTCAACTTCGGTCGACCATCACCAGCACCAACCGGTGGAGTATAGAAATTCCGAGGCAGGGATGTACTCTGATGTCATGGAGACCTTCTTGGAGTGA
- the LOC107432509 gene encoding protein RICE SALT SENSITIVE 3 isoform X2, translating into MGKVASDKCHKWVFKEPTECEPNISNYWQSSFDALPPEWTDQFESGIQTIAVIQAGHGLLQLGSCKIIPEDLHFVLRMRHTFESLGYQSGFYLSQLFSSTRNTSSSTSIPSKQSAISIRPPPPLFNWQQRPLPSSTSMLPSPNFQNSARLAYPQTKDETHMFLLPHSSEHRVEDMMGEHENDIKWPNGLTFFNALTGRADYAKLLFNPESLGNKPDQNHHPLTPNANSDSSNMHNAAAGGANPNEFLSLDSHTDNGARKMENKFKRSFTLPARMTPSSSSTSVDHHQHQPVEYRNSEAGMYSDVMETFLE; encoded by the exons ATGGGGAAGGTTGCATCTGATAAGTGCCACAAATGGGTCTTTAAAGAACCAACAGAATGTGAACCAAATATTTCCAACTACTGGCAAAGTTCTTTTGATGCT CTTCCTCCTGAATGGACTGATCAGTTTGAATCAGGCATCCAG ACAATTGCAGTAATTCAAGCGGGCCATGGTCTTCTACAGTTGGGTTCCTGCAAGATT ATACCTGAAGACCTTCATTTTGTGCTTAGAATGAGGCATACCTTTGAATCTCTTGGTTACCAATCTGGTTTCTACCTTTCCCAGCTCTTTTCTTCAACCAGAAATACTTCCTCATCCACCTCGATTCCTTCAAAGCAATCCGCCATTTCAATCCGGCCTCCTCCTCCACTGTTTAATTGGCAACAAAGGCCACTTCCATCTTCAACATCTATGCTTCCTTCACCAAACTTTCAAAACTCAGCCAGACTTGCATATCCACAAACCAAAGATGAGACACATATGTTTCTACTGCCTCATTCGTCTGAGCACCGAGTTGAAGATATGATGGGTGAGCACGAAAACGACATCAAATGGCCTAATGGTCTTACTTTCTTCAATGCTCTCACCGGACGTGCAGACTATGCAAAGCTTTTGTTCAACCCTGAGAGCTTGGGTAACAAACCGGATCAGAATCACCACCCTCTCACCCCTAATGCCAATTCAGATTCTTCGAATATGCATAATGCCGCCGCCGGTGGTGCAAATCCTAATGAGTTCTTGAGCTTGGACAGCCATACAGATAATGGTGCAAGGAAGATGGAAAACAAGTTCAAGAGGAGCTTTACTTTGCCAGCAAGAATGACTCCTTCGTCTTCGTCAACTTCGGTCGACCATCACCAGCACCAACCGGTGGAGTATAGAAATTCCGAGGCAGGGATGTACTCTGATGTCATGGAGACCTTCTTGGAGTGA